The following nucleotide sequence is from Candidatus Eisenbacteria bacterium.
AGCCTTACGACGCGGCGGTTCTCTTCTGGTGCGCCCGGAACCGGGTCTTTCTGGAGCGTCGTTTCGACGCGGACCCGCGGATACGGATGATCCGTTACGAGGATCTGGTCGTGGAGCCGGCGGCTTGGTTGCGCCGGATCTATGATTTCGCAGGCGCCGCCTATCCGGGAGACCGGATCGTGTCGGACGTACACGCCCGATCGGTGAAGAAGGGGGAAGAGATCGACCTCTCGCCGGAGGTCGTCTCCCTCGCCGAGGAGACGCTGCGCGGCATGGAGGAGGCGTACGCGCGGCAATCGGCGCGAACCGCCTGATCGCCCGCGACGCGACGATTCATGAAAGAAGCCCGGAGCGCGCGCCCCGGGCTTCTCTTTTTTTTCGCGATCGCGGCGCGCGGCCGCCGGTTTATCCGCGCTAAGAAACCGCGGGCGGCTCGACCTCGCCCTTGCGGTGTCCCCCCAGTTTCCGGAAGAGCCCTTCGATCATCTCCAGCGGGAGGGGGAAGATGATGGTGGAGTTCTTCTCCGCCGACACCTCCGTCAGCGTCTGCAGGTAGCGGAGCTGGATCGCCACCGGTTCCACGGCCATTTTTTGTGCCGCCTCGGTCAGCCTCCCCGCCGCCTGAAACTCGCCGTCGGCGTGGATCACCTTGGCGCGGCGCTCGCGCTCCGCCTCGGCCTGGCGGGCGATGGCGCGCTGCATCTCCTGGGGCAGGTCCACGTCCTTCACCTCCACCGCCGTTACCTTCACGCCCCAAGGATCGGTCCGTTCGTCGATGATCGATTGCAGCTGCTGGTTGATCTTCTCCCGGTTGGCGAGCAGGTCGTCCAGGTCGTGCTCGCCCAGCACGCTCCGGAGTGTGGTCTGCGCCATCTGGCTCGTGGCGTAGAGGAACTTCTCCACCGCCACCACCGCCTTTTCCGCGTCCAACACCTTGAAATAGAGCACCGCGTTCACCTTAACCGTCACGTTGTCGCGGGTGATTACGTCCTGGGGAGGGACATCCATGGCGAGCACCCGGAGAGAGACCTTCACCATTCGGTCGATGACGGGGATGAGGAAGATGAGCCCGGGCCCCTTCGCGCCGACCAGGCGGCCGAGCCGGAAGATCACGCCCCGCTCGTATTCGCGTAGCACGCGCAGAGCGCTTGCGAGAACGATCACGATCAGCACGAACAGAATAAACAGGGGAGGCGCGATCATTTCAACCCTCCTTGCGATCCGGGCCGGCTTTGCGGACCCGGAGCGTCATGCCGTGTACTTCTTCGACCAGCACCCGTTCCCCCGCCTCGATCGGTTCGTCCGATTCGGCGGTCCAGTGAGCGCCGTCCAGGTAGACCTTTCCCGTCGGGGCGATCGTCGTGCGCGCCTCGCCGACGGCGCCGACGAGCGCCCGCCGGCCCACCGCCGGCCTGCGCCGCGCCGTGCGCAACGCCATGGCGACGGCGAAGAGGAAGAAGGCGGCGGAGAAAGCCACCGCCGGCAGGATCACCGCGAGGGAGACCCGGAAAAACGGTTCCGGGCTGCGGAAGAGAAGCAAGGAACCGATGGTGAGCGACGCCACTCCCCCCGCGGAGAGTATGCCGTAGGTGGGCGTCAACAGTTCGGCGATGAAGAAAACGACCCCGAGAACCA
It contains:
- a CDS encoding slipin family protein, with protein sequence MIAPPLFILFVLIVIVLASALRVLREYERGVIFRLGRLVGAKGPGLIFLIPVIDRMVKVSLRVLAMDVPPQDVITRDNVTVKVNAVLYFKVLDAEKAVVAVEKFLYATSQMAQTTLRSVLGEHDLDDLLANREKINQQLQSIIDERTDPWGVKVTAVEVKDVDLPQEMQRAIARQAEAERERRAKVIHADGEFQAAGRLTEAAQKMAVEPVAIQLRYLQTLTEVSAEKNSTIIFPLPLEMIEGLFRKLGGHRKGEVEPPAVS